Proteins encoded in a region of the Saccharothrix ecbatanensis genome:
- a CDS encoding shikimate kinase: MSPRFVVLGPPGAGKTTVGRLLAERLGVGFRDTDEDVVATAGKPISDIFTGDGEPVFRALEEEAVAEGLKTHDGVLALGGGAVLSATTRALLADQIVVFLNVGMAEGVKRTGMSAARPLLAGVNPRATFKSLLDARLPLYREVATIEVVTDRLTPEQVVDAVLAHHA; encoded by the coding sequence ATGAGCCCCCGGTTCGTCGTTCTCGGGCCGCCCGGGGCCGGTAAGACGACGGTCGGCCGGCTGCTCGCCGAACGCCTCGGCGTCGGCTTCCGCGACACCGACGAGGACGTGGTGGCCACCGCGGGCAAGCCGATCTCCGACATCTTCACCGGTGACGGCGAACCCGTGTTCCGCGCGCTGGAGGAGGAAGCCGTCGCCGAGGGCCTGAAGACCCACGACGGCGTGCTGGCGCTCGGCGGCGGCGCGGTGCTGTCCGCGACCACCCGCGCCCTCCTGGCCGACCAGATCGTGGTCTTCCTGAACGTCGGCATGGCGGAAGGCGTGAAGCGCACCGGCATGTCCGCCGCACGTCCGCTGCTGGCCGGCGTGAACCCGCGCGCGACGTTCAAGTCCCTGCTGGACGCCCGCCTGCCGCTGTACCGGGAGGTCGCCACCATCGAGGTCGTCACCGACAGGCTGACCCCGGAGCAGGTGGTCGACGCCGTGCTCGCCCACCACGCCTGA
- a CDS encoding B-4DMT family transporter: MRTWLVRGFWMGLFHGGVQTGTSAVSVYSPEAASSIRYIAIALVVVIGLLWGALDAWRQLEGRGMVWFIAALVAGPLAGIASVIGRSLVDQTGLEELWPALTGGAAFTALLVMTTSGVGIAIGNALPQPDGSRQPDGTL; encoded by the coding sequence ATGCGCACGTGGCTGGTCCGAGGTTTCTGGATGGGGTTGTTCCACGGCGGGGTGCAGACCGGCACCTCGGCGGTGAGCGTGTACAGCCCCGAAGCGGCCTCGTCGATCCGGTACATCGCGATCGCGCTGGTCGTCGTGATCGGTCTGCTGTGGGGCGCGCTGGACGCGTGGCGGCAGCTCGAAGGGCGCGGCATGGTGTGGTTCATCGCGGCTTTGGTGGCCGGGCCGCTGGCGGGGATCGCGAGCGTGATCGGCCGCTCGCTGGTGGACCAGACCGGCTTGGAGGAGCTGTGGCCGGCGCTGACCGGCGGGGCCGCGTTCACCGCGCTGTTGGTCATGACTACATCGGGGGTCGGAATCGCCATCGGCAACGCCCTACCCCAGCCGGACGGGTCGCGGCAGCCCGACGGGACTCTCTAA
- the nusB gene encoding transcription antitermination factor NusB — protein MGARSKARKRALDVLYEADLRGVDPVTLLADRVGSTDVPPVNDYTIALVEGVTAHRSRIDDLISEHAEGWTLQRMPAVDRAVLRIGLYELLWAADVPDAVAIDEAVELAKGLSTDDSPRFVNGVLGRIAVIADQLRAVL, from the coding sequence ATGGGCGCACGGAGCAAGGCCCGCAAACGCGCCCTCGACGTCCTCTACGAGGCGGACCTGCGGGGCGTCGACCCGGTGACGCTGCTCGCGGACCGGGTCGGTTCGACGGACGTGCCGCCGGTGAACGACTACACGATCGCCCTCGTGGAAGGCGTCACGGCGCACCGCTCGCGCATCGACGACCTCATCTCCGAGCACGCCGAGGGCTGGACCCTCCAGCGGATGCCGGCGGTGGACCGGGCGGTGCTGCGGATCGGGCTGTACGAGCTGCTGTGGGCGGCCGACGTGCCCGACGCGGTCGCCATCGACGAGGCGGTGGAGCTGGCCAAGGGCCTGTCCACGGACGACTCGCCGCGGTTCGTCAACGGTGTGCTCGGCCGGATCGCGGTCATCGCGGACCAGCTCCGGGCCGTCCTCTAG
- the aroB gene encoding 3-dehydroquinate synthase produces the protein MGEPVRIRVTAERPYDVVVGRGLLGDLVETLKGTAKAAIVHTPTLTETAEAVREALAEAGIDAHRVEVPDAEDGKDLRVAGYCWDVFGRIGLGRSDVVIGLGGGAVTDLAGFVASTWMRGVQLVHVPTTLLAMVDAAVGGKTGINTDAGKNLVGTFYEPNAVLVDLVTLETLPRNELVAGMAEVVKGGFIADPVILDLIEADPEAALDPTGDVIGELVRRKIQVKADVVSTDLRESDLREILNYGHTLAHAIERRERFRWRHGAAVSVGLVFAAELARLAGRLDDATADRHRSILTSLGLPTGYDPDALGQLMEGMRSDKKTRSGVLRFVVLDGLAKPGRLEGPDPALIAAAYSAVAAEPKSGGSILL, from the coding sequence ATGGGCGAGCCGGTGCGGATCCGCGTGACCGCGGAACGACCGTACGACGTTGTGGTGGGCCGCGGCCTGCTCGGCGACCTGGTGGAGACCCTGAAGGGCACGGCCAAGGCGGCGATCGTCCACACGCCCACGCTGACCGAGACCGCCGAAGCGGTCCGGGAGGCGCTGGCCGAGGCCGGGATCGACGCCCACCGCGTCGAGGTGCCCGACGCCGAGGACGGCAAGGACCTGCGGGTCGCCGGGTACTGCTGGGACGTGTTCGGCCGCATCGGCCTGGGCCGCAGCGACGTGGTGATCGGCCTCGGCGGAGGTGCGGTGACCGACCTGGCCGGGTTCGTCGCGTCCACCTGGATGCGCGGCGTGCAGCTGGTCCACGTGCCGACCACCCTGCTGGCCATGGTGGACGCCGCGGTCGGCGGCAAGACCGGCATCAACACCGACGCGGGCAAGAACCTGGTCGGCACGTTCTACGAGCCGAACGCCGTGCTGGTCGACCTGGTCACGCTGGAGACGTTGCCGCGCAACGAACTCGTGGCCGGCATGGCCGAGGTGGTCAAGGGCGGTTTCATCGCCGACCCGGTGATCCTCGACCTGATCGAGGCCGACCCGGAGGCCGCGCTGGACCCGACCGGTGACGTGATCGGGGAGCTGGTCCGGCGCAAGATCCAGGTCAAGGCGGACGTGGTCTCGACCGACCTGCGCGAGTCGGACCTGCGCGAGATCCTGAACTACGGCCACACCCTCGCGCACGCCATCGAGCGCCGCGAGCGTTTCCGCTGGCGGCACGGCGCGGCGGTCAGCGTCGGCCTGGTGTTCGCCGCCGAACTGGCACGCCTCGCGGGCAGGCTGGACGACGCGACCGCCGACCGCCACCGGTCGATCCTCACCTCGCTGGGCCTGCCGACCGGTTACGACCCGGACGCGCTGGGCCAGCTCATGGAGGGCATGCGTTCCGACAAGAAGACCAGGTCAGGGGTGCTGCGGTTCGTGGTGCTCGACGGCCTGGCCAAGCCGGGTCGGCTGGAAGGCCCGGACCCGGCGCTGATCGCGGCGGCCTACTCCGCGGTGGCGGCCGAGCCGAAGTCGGGCGGGAGCATCCTGCTGTGA
- the bldD gene encoding transcriptional regulator BldD yields the protein MGDYAKALGAKLRAIRQQQGLSLHGVEQKSGGRWKAVVVGSYERGDRAVTVQKLAELADFYGVPVAELLPEGRVPSGAEPATKIVINLERLQQLPAEKVGPLARYAATIQSQRGDYNGKVLSIRTEDLRSLAIIYDMTPGELTEQLIDWGVLPPEARPAKED from the coding sequence ATGGGCGACTACGCCAAGGCGCTGGGGGCCAAGCTCCGCGCGATCCGCCAGCAGCAGGGCCTGTCTTTGCACGGCGTCGAGCAGAAGTCCGGCGGTCGCTGGAAGGCCGTGGTCGTCGGCTCGTACGAGCGCGGCGACCGCGCTGTCACCGTGCAGAAGCTCGCCGAACTGGCCGACTTCTACGGCGTCCCGGTGGCCGAGCTGCTGCCCGAGGGCCGGGTGCCGTCCGGAGCGGAACCAGCCACCAAGATCGTCATCAACCTGGAGCGGCTGCAACAGCTGCCCGCGGAGAAGGTCGGGCCCCTCGCCCGGTACGCGGCGACCATCCAGAGCCAGCGTGGCGATTACAACGGCAAGGTGCTGTCCATCCGGACCGAGGACCTGCGGTCGCTGGCCATCATCTACGACATGACCCCCGGCGAGCTGACCGAACAGCTCATCGACTGGGGTGTGCTGCCCCCCGAGGCCCGTCCGGCCAAGGAGGACTGA
- the pyrR gene encoding bifunctional pyr operon transcriptional regulator/uracil phosphoribosyltransferase PyrR, whose amino-acid sequence MAPRQRGATDPARERELLSAGDVARTVARMAHQIIEKTALDAPSAPAVVLMGIPSRGAPLARRLAVRIAEFAGVEVPTGTLDVTLYRDDLRRGPTRPLEATKLPEGGVDEKLVILVDDVLFSGRTIRAALDALRDHGRPRAVQLAVLVDRGHRELPIRADYVGKNVPTARTEEVHVLLEEFDQRDGVVLR is encoded by the coding sequence GTGGCGCCACGTCAACGTGGCGCGACGGACCCGGCCCGGGAGCGCGAGCTCCTGTCGGCCGGCGACGTCGCGCGCACCGTCGCCCGAATGGCCCATCAGATCATCGAGAAGACCGCTCTTGATGCACCGAGCGCACCCGCAGTAGTCCTGATGGGGATTCCGAGCCGGGGAGCGCCGCTCGCCCGCCGCTTGGCCGTCAGGATCGCGGAGTTCGCCGGTGTCGAGGTGCCGACCGGCACGCTGGACGTCACCCTCTACCGGGACGACCTGCGCCGCGGCCCCACCCGCCCGCTGGAGGCGACGAAGCTGCCCGAAGGCGGCGTCGACGAAAAGCTCGTGATCCTCGTGGACGACGTGCTGTTCTCCGGTCGCACGATCCGCGCCGCGCTCGACGCCCTGCGCGACCACGGCCGCCCGCGCGCCGTCCAGTTGGCCGTCCTGGTCGACCGGGGCCACCGCGAACTGCCGATCCGCGCGGACTACGTGGGCAAGAACGTGCCCACGGCCCGGACCGAGGAGGTCCACGTGCTGCTGGAGGAGTTCGACCAGCGGGACGGGGTGGTGCTGCGGTGA
- the efp gene encoding elongation factor P gives MATTNDLKNGLVLNIDGQLWTVTAFQHVKPGKGGAFVRTTLKHVLSGKVVDRTFNAGTKVETATVDKRGMTYLYKDGADFVFMDGDTFDQISIPAETVGDAANYMLENQEAIVAMHEGVALFIELPTSVELVIQHTDPGLQGDRSTGGTKPATLETGAEIQVPLFVTTGEKIKVDTRDGRYLGRVNG, from the coding sequence GTGGCCACCACCAACGACCTGAAGAACGGCCTGGTGCTGAACATCGACGGCCAGCTGTGGACCGTCACCGCGTTCCAGCACGTCAAGCCGGGCAAGGGCGGCGCCTTCGTGCGCACCACGTTGAAGCACGTCCTGTCGGGCAAGGTCGTGGACCGGACCTTCAACGCGGGCACCAAGGTCGAGACGGCCACCGTCGACAAGCGCGGCATGACGTACCTGTACAAGGACGGCGCCGACTTCGTCTTCATGGACGGCGACACGTTCGACCAGATCAGCATCCCGGCCGAGACCGTCGGCGACGCGGCGAACTACATGCTGGAGAACCAGGAAGCGATCGTCGCCATGCACGAGGGCGTCGCGCTCTTCATCGAGCTCCCGACCTCGGTCGAGCTCGTGATCCAGCACACCGACCCGGGCCTCCAGGGCGACCGCTCCACCGGCGGCACGAAGCCCGCCACGCTGGAGACGGGCGCGGAGATCCAGGTCCCGCTGTTCGTCACCACCGGCGAGAAGATCAAGGTCGACACCCGCGACGGCCGTTACCTCGGCCGAGTGAACGGCTGA
- the aroC gene encoding chorismate synthase has translation MLRWITAGESHGPALVAVLEGMVAGVEVTTADLTAQLERRRLGFGRSPRMGFEADEVEILGGVRHGLTQGGPVAVRIGNTEWPKWQTVMSADPVDPSLLKSTGRNEALTRPRPGHADLPGMQKFGFDEARPVLERASARETASRTALGTVARHFLKQVFDVDVISHVVSIGKAKTPADAPVPGPGDLDAVDASPVRAFDPRGTEAMVAEVEAVKEAGDTVGGVIEVIVYGLPPGLGSHVHWDRRLDARLAGALMGVQAMKGVEIGDGFTTAERWGSEAHDEIDRGTGPKGVTRRSNRAGGLEGGITNGEPLRVRVAMKPISTVPRALSTVDVRTGEAAVAIHQRSDVCAVPRAGVVLESVVALVLAETALEKFGGDSITETKRNVASYLEALEARWEGL, from the coding sequence GTGCTGCGCTGGATCACTGCTGGGGAGTCCCATGGACCGGCCCTCGTCGCTGTGCTGGAAGGCATGGTCGCCGGGGTCGAGGTCACCACTGCCGACCTGACCGCTCAACTGGAGCGCCGCCGGCTCGGCTTCGGCCGCAGCCCCCGGATGGGCTTCGAGGCCGACGAGGTCGAGATCCTGGGCGGTGTCCGCCACGGGCTCACCCAGGGCGGTCCGGTCGCGGTCCGGATCGGGAACACCGAGTGGCCCAAGTGGCAGACGGTGATGTCCGCCGACCCGGTCGACCCGAGCCTGCTCAAGTCCACCGGCCGCAACGAGGCGCTGACCAGGCCCCGGCCCGGCCACGCCGACCTGCCCGGCATGCAGAAGTTCGGCTTCGACGAGGCCCGCCCGGTGCTGGAGCGCGCCAGCGCCCGCGAGACCGCGTCCCGCACCGCGCTCGGCACGGTCGCCCGGCACTTCCTCAAGCAGGTCTTCGACGTGGACGTGATCAGCCACGTCGTCTCCATCGGCAAGGCCAAGACGCCCGCCGACGCCCCCGTGCCCGGTCCCGGTGACCTGGACGCCGTCGACGCCAGCCCGGTCCGCGCCTTCGACCCGCGTGGCACCGAGGCGATGGTGGCCGAGGTCGAGGCGGTCAAGGAGGCGGGCGACACGGTCGGCGGGGTGATCGAGGTGATCGTCTACGGCCTGCCGCCGGGCCTCGGCTCGCACGTGCACTGGGACCGCCGCCTCGACGCCCGCCTGGCCGGCGCGCTGATGGGCGTGCAGGCGATGAAGGGCGTGGAGATCGGCGACGGCTTCACCACCGCCGAGCGGTGGGGCAGCGAGGCGCACGACGAGATCGACCGGGGCACCGGGCCGAAGGGCGTCACCCGGCGGTCCAACCGGGCCGGTGGCCTGGAGGGCGGCATCACCAACGGCGAGCCGCTGCGCGTGCGGGTGGCGATGAAGCCCATCTCGACCGTCCCGCGTGCTCTGTCCACTGTGGACGTCCGAACGGGAGAGGCGGCGGTCGCCATCCACCAGCGCTCGGACGTGTGCGCGGTGCCGCGCGCGGGCGTGGTGCTGGAGTCCGTGGTGGCGCTGGTGCTGGCGGAGACGGCGCTGGAGAAGTTCGGCGGCGACTCGATCACCGAGACCAAGCGCAACGTCGCTTCCTACCTGGAGGCGCTGGAAGCCCGTTGGGAAGGCCTGTGA
- a CDS encoding DNA glycosylase AlkZ-like family protein → MELTGAQVLAHRAAVQGLHGDDPDAVLALGVVDSPPKTGAAALGVRGRREGTEGLVRVLSLRGAPHLHRREDLPALRRQLRPRTEKQLAAWCGAFPVPDLAHVDLVVDAMRRELPGDTATKGELSAAITPGLPEVVTPYCAGCKAHHVIENVFRLCTLLAGIELEHQGAKLTFRRPTAKPEPEAPGEPTLLRDYARLVGPFAKADAEKWLGAGPQDTWPDLRPVRVDGKRLLAHEDVREAPDPPAGLLLFPRDPYLLGPRHLVADPDVARQVWRPVGSPGALVLHGRVAGTWRYEFSGRTVTFQVKGWSKVKGAARGAVKDQAEVLAGVWGAGALEANVVEW, encoded by the coding sequence GTGGAACTGACCGGAGCGCAGGTCCTCGCCCACCGTGCCGCCGTGCAGGGCCTGCACGGGGACGACCCCGACGCGGTGCTCGCGCTGGGGGTCGTGGACAGCCCGCCCAAGACGGGCGCGGCGGCGTTGGGCGTCCGAGGCCGCCGTGAAGGCACCGAGGGCCTGGTCCGCGTGCTCAGCCTGCGCGGCGCACCTCACCTGCACCGACGTGAGGACCTGCCCGCGTTGCGCCGCCAACTCCGCCCGCGCACGGAGAAGCAGCTGGCCGCGTGGTGCGGCGCGTTCCCGGTGCCCGACCTGGCGCACGTCGACCTGGTCGTGGACGCGATGCGCCGCGAGCTCCCCGGCGACACCGCCACCAAGGGCGAGCTGTCGGCCGCGATCACCCCGGGGCTGCCGGAGGTCGTCACCCCGTACTGCGCGGGCTGCAAGGCCCACCACGTCATCGAGAACGTGTTCCGGCTGTGCACGCTGCTGGCCGGCATCGAACTGGAGCACCAGGGCGCGAAGCTCACCTTCCGCCGCCCGACCGCGAAACCTGAGCCCGAAGCGCCCGGCGAACCGACCTTGTTGCGCGACTACGCCCGGCTCGTCGGCCCGTTCGCCAAGGCCGACGCGGAGAAGTGGCTCGGCGCGGGACCTCAGGACACCTGGCCGGACCTGCGCCCGGTCCGGGTCGACGGCAAGCGGCTGCTGGCGCACGAGGACGTGCGTGAAGCGCCGGACCCGCCCGCCGGCCTGCTGCTGTTCCCTCGCGACCCGTACCTGCTCGGCCCACGTCACCTCGTCGCCGACCCGGACGTGGCCCGGCAGGTGTGGCGGCCGGTCGGCAGCCCCGGCGCCCTCGTCCTGCACGGCCGGGTGGCTGGGACGTGGCGGTACGAGTTCAGCGGCCGCACGGTGACGTTCCAGGTCAAGGGCTGGTCGAAGGTGAAGGGCGCCGCGCGCGGGGCGGTCAAGGACCAGGCAGAGGTGCTGGCCGGGGTGTGGGGCGCGGGGGCGCTCGAAGCGAACGTGGTCGAATGGTGA
- a CDS encoding prepilin peptidase: MVISGFLAGALGAGLLRRLPRGAGVCWLWCAVPTAVLWLAARSLSPPHWLPVPLVLGWLGVLLTVTDLRHGRLPDALTLAAYPVVGLTLWLCGADLWRALAGCLLFGGFHLLVRVVAPSAMGGGDVKLAGPLGAVLASVSWLALPAGALLASVITLVLAIWWPSTTVPHGPGLLAATWLVAVSAG, encoded by the coding sequence ATGGTCATCTCGGGATTCCTGGCCGGCGCTCTGGGCGCCGGGTTGCTCCGCCGACTTCCTCGCGGCGCCGGCGTGTGCTGGCTCTGGTGCGCGGTCCCGACAGCGGTGCTGTGGCTCGCAGCCCGATCACTGTCCCCTCCGCACTGGCTCCCGGTGCCGCTGGTGCTGGGGTGGCTGGGCGTGCTGCTGACGGTGACGGATCTGCGTCACGGCCGGCTGCCGGACGCCCTCACGTTGGCCGCGTACCCGGTGGTCGGCCTCACGCTGTGGCTGTGCGGTGCGGACTTGTGGCGTGCGCTGGCGGGCTGCCTGTTGTTCGGCGGCTTCCACTTACTCGTTCGCGTCGTCGCGCCGTCGGCGATGGGCGGGGGAGACGTGAAGCTGGCCGGGCCACTGGGCGCGGTGCTGGCCTCGGTGTCGTGGCTCGCGTTGCCGGCGGGCGCGCTGCTGGCGAGCGTGATCACCCTCGTGCTGGCCATCTGGTGGCCGTCAACCACCGTCCCGCATGGACCGGGCCTGCTGGCGGCGACGTGGCTGGTCGCGGTGTCAGCCGGGTGA
- a CDS encoding beta-xylosidase gives MASPGAARVLGSTLVATLLAACAPGAADPAPVASGSSDTASSSVTGSATPTATPSSTRKPAPVPLATDRGRWSAAVVAYGGGDSPYNYGPTVLLESGRHRMWWCSQLGAAVPAGDDLLYSESGSAAGPFVAPNGAPAMPVLSGSVTGFDGVHTCDPSVVKVGGTYFLYYTGAAGDHAHGNAIGVASSTDGLSWTRLAGGAPIVSPSYDKTRENTYGAGQPSVLVVDEWFYLMFTDTTGEAAGWNGAGQFVLRSKDATFASGVQALGPDGFQSVPDTRTKRTRSVVDAFSADWMYVDVLGAFAIAHETDAGTTLTFWNKDFTASPHPVVHIPGQWREGPGLVRTAHGHAPVSLEDPCGRIAVDVIRATVDGAAAAPTDLQQFGLDLVGVPGCTTVPSASVLHGFAMPSPQNTMDLVLGGKVVRIERRSVTDRLAAKVLDRRPAVVDRMPVVARIPAGAKAVRSSDGQIGLLLSKDEDQDQLWVLGAGPAAEEIVALNSSEPTLVTKAAWEAYPKAGNLRR, from the coding sequence ATGGCCAGTCCCGGAGCGGCGAGAGTCCTCGGATCCACGCTGGTCGCCACCTTGCTGGCGGCCTGCGCGCCGGGTGCCGCAGACCCGGCGCCGGTCGCCTCCGGGAGCAGCGACACCGCGTCGAGCAGCGTGACCGGCAGCGCCACGCCCACCGCCACGCCCAGCAGCACGCGCAAGCCCGCGCCGGTGCCACTGGCCACCGACCGCGGTCGGTGGAGCGCGGCCGTGGTGGCTTACGGCGGCGGGGACTCGCCGTACAACTACGGCCCGACGGTCCTGCTGGAGAGCGGTCGGCACCGGATGTGGTGGTGCAGCCAGCTCGGCGCCGCCGTGCCCGCCGGCGACGACCTGCTCTACTCGGAGAGCGGCTCGGCGGCCGGCCCGTTCGTCGCGCCGAACGGCGCCCCGGCCATGCCGGTGCTGTCCGGCAGCGTCACCGGCTTCGACGGCGTGCACACCTGCGACCCGTCGGTGGTCAAGGTCGGCGGCACGTACTTCCTCTACTACACCGGCGCGGCGGGTGATCACGCGCACGGCAACGCCATCGGCGTCGCCAGCAGCACGGACGGCCTGTCGTGGACGAGGCTCGCGGGCGGTGCCCCGATCGTGAGCCCGTCCTACGACAAGACCCGCGAGAACACCTACGGCGCGGGCCAGCCGTCGGTGCTGGTCGTGGACGAGTGGTTCTACCTGATGTTCACCGACACCACCGGCGAGGCGGCCGGGTGGAACGGCGCGGGCCAGTTCGTGCTGCGCTCCAAGGACGCGACGTTCGCCTCCGGCGTGCAGGCGCTGGGCCCCGACGGCTTCCAGTCCGTGCCCGACACCCGCACGAAGCGCACCCGCTCGGTGGTGGACGCGTTCAGCGCCGACTGGATGTACGTCGACGTGCTGGGTGCGTTCGCCATCGCGCACGAGACCGATGCCGGCACCACCCTGACCTTCTGGAACAAGGACTTCACCGCCAGCCCGCACCCCGTGGTGCACATCCCCGGCCAGTGGCGGGAAGGCCCCGGCCTGGTCCGCACGGCCCACGGCCATGCGCCGGTGTCGCTCGAGGACCCGTGCGGCCGGATCGCGGTGGACGTGATCCGCGCGACCGTGGACGGCGCGGCCGCGGCGCCGACCGACCTCCAGCAGTTCGGCCTGGACCTGGTGGGCGTGCCCGGCTGCACGACCGTGCCGTCGGCGTCGGTGCTGCACGGGTTCGCCATGCCGTCACCGCAGAACACCATGGACCTCGTGCTGGGCGGCAAGGTGGTCCGGATCGAGCGTCGTTCGGTGACCGACCGGCTGGCCGCGAAGGTGCTCGACCGGCGACCGGCGGTGGTGGACAGGATGCCGGTCGTCGCGCGGATCCCGGCGGGGGCGAAGGCGGTGCGCTCGTCCGACGGCCAGATCGGGCTGCTGCTCAGCAAGGACGAGGACCAGGACCAGCTGTGGGTCCTCGGCGCGGGCCCGGCCGCTGAGGAGATCGTCGCGCTGAACTCCTCCGAACCCACCCTGGTGACCAAGGCCGCCTGGGAGGCGTACCCCAAGGCCGGCAACCTCCGCCGCTGA
- a CDS encoding M24 family metallopeptidase has translation MPHSTRRAALRATLRDRELDALLVTNLLNVRYLTGFTGSNAALLVHADTDDNAVFCTDGRYLTQAAAQVPDLERVIDRPCDAALVGRASKAGLDRVGFESDHVTVDGLDALTEAGDGVELVRASDLVEQLRVVKDDAEVEALRMACAAADRALADLIEHGGLRAGRTEKDIARELESRMLDHGAAGPSFESIVATGANSAVPHHRPTDAVVKDGDFVKLDFGALVDGYHSDMTRTLVVGRAADWQRDLYRLVAASQAAGRAALEPGARIPDVDAAARGVIEAAGFGEQFLHGLGHGVGLEIHEAPTLSRAGDGTLLPGMAVTVEPGVYLAGKGGVRIEDTLVVRAGAPELLTLTMKELVELC, from the coding sequence ATGCCGCACTCCACTCGCCGCGCCGCCCTGCGCGCCACGCTCCGGGACCGGGAGCTGGACGCCCTGCTGGTGACCAACCTGCTGAACGTCCGCTACCTCACCGGGTTCACCGGCTCGAACGCGGCGCTGCTGGTCCACGCCGACACGGACGACAACGCCGTGTTCTGCACCGACGGCCGATACCTCACCCAGGCCGCGGCGCAGGTGCCGGACCTGGAACGCGTCATCGACCGGCCGTGCGACGCGGCGCTGGTCGGCCGGGCGTCGAAGGCGGGCCTGGACCGGGTCGGGTTCGAGAGCGACCACGTCACCGTGGACGGCCTGGACGCGCTGACGGAGGCGGGCGACGGCGTCGAGCTGGTCCGCGCGTCCGACCTGGTCGAACAGCTGCGGGTGGTCAAGGACGACGCCGAGGTCGAGGCGCTGCGGATGGCGTGCGCGGCGGCGGACCGGGCGCTGGCGGACCTCATCGAGCACGGTGGCCTGCGCGCCGGCCGCACCGAGAAGGACATCGCCCGCGAGCTGGAGAGCCGGATGCTCGACCACGGCGCGGCCGGCCCCTCGTTCGAGTCGATCGTGGCGACGGGCGCCAACTCGGCCGTCCCCCACCACCGGCCGACGGACGCCGTGGTCAAGGACGGCGACTTCGTCAAGCTGGACTTCGGCGCCCTGGTCGACGGCTACCACTCGGACATGACCCGCACCCTGGTCGTCGGCCGGGCCGCGGACTGGCAGCGCGACCTGTACCGACTGGTCGCGGCCTCGCAGGCGGCCGGCCGTGCCGCGCTCGAACCGGGCGCGCGCATCCCGGACGTGGACGCGGCGGCGCGCGGCGTGATCGAGGCGGCCGGGTTCGGCGAGCAGTTCCTGCACGGCCTCGGCCACGGCGTCGGCCTGGAGATCCACGAGGCTCCAACTCTCTCCAGGGCGGGTGACGGTACACTTCTGCCCGGTATGGCGGTCACCGTCGAGCCCGGTGTGTACCTGGCCGGGAAGGGTGGTGTCCGCATCGAGGACACGCTCGTGGTGCGCGCAGGCGCCCCGGAGCTCCTCACCCTGACCATGAAAGAGCTCGTCGAGCTCTGTTAG